A single region of the Acidimicrobiales bacterium genome encodes:
- a CDS encoding MoaD/ThiS family protein, protein MAVLRLFAAAREAAGTARDEVPGATVGDVLAEARARYGEHFTAVLAGSRVWLNGEPAADADAVGDGDEVAVLPPVSGGAGPARKLPAKRAGKRRDSSATSAAAANDVPDGPHVRLGLAWAAVTTVALTAGPVPLALWLAPTAGVAAAQVARTSRKKPQRPDIAAATAGAALVVVGSVGGPLGTAAGLVAAAAVAFARTGKHVVPLRTLTVSAPVGVAAAAPVVLRTDGFAHAFVLLALLWAYDSGNYVVGTGAGNRWEGPVAGIASIFAVSLAVAVVFAPPFEGAWPWVFAALVAVTAPVGERIATRLLGDRDAHVPVLRRIDSLLVAGPLFAAASLVVL, encoded by the coding sequence TTGGCGGTCCTTCGGCTGTTCGCCGCCGCCCGGGAAGCGGCGGGCACCGCACGCGACGAGGTGCCCGGGGCGACGGTCGGGGACGTCTTGGCCGAGGCGCGCGCCCGCTACGGCGAGCACTTCACGGCCGTGTTGGCTGGCAGTCGCGTCTGGCTCAACGGCGAGCCCGCAGCCGACGCCGACGCCGTGGGCGACGGCGACGAAGTGGCGGTGCTTCCCCCGGTCTCGGGCGGCGCCGGCCCCGCCCGGAAGTTGCCGGCGAAACGTGCCGGAAAACGGCGCGATTCCTCCGCAACTTCGGCGGCGGCGGCGAACGACGTCCCTGACGGCCCCCACGTGCGCCTCGGCTTGGCGTGGGCGGCCGTCACGACCGTCGCCCTCACCGCAGGCCCTGTCCCGCTGGCGTTGTGGCTGGCGCCCACCGCGGGCGTGGCCGCCGCGCAAGTGGCTCGGACCAGTCGCAAGAAGCCCCAACGCCCCGACATCGCGGCGGCCACGGCCGGTGCTGCGCTGGTGGTCGTCGGCAGTGTCGGCGGCCCCCTCGGCACGGCTGCAGGCCTGGTGGCCGCCGCCGCGGTTGCCTTCGCCCGCACGGGCAAGCACGTGGTGCCGCTGCGCACCCTGACGGTCTCCGCCCCCGTCGGGGTGGCCGCCGCCGCTCCGGTGGTGCTGCGCACCGACGGGTTCGCCCACGCCTTCGTGCTGCTCGCCCTGCTGTGGGCCTACGACTCGGGCAACTACGTGGTGGGTACCGGCGCAGGCAACCGCTGGGAGGGACCGGTGGCCGGCATCGCGTCGATCTTCGCCGTCAGCCTGGCCGTGGCCGTGGTGTTCGCCCCTCCGTTCGAAGGGGCGTGGCCGTGGGTGTTCGCCGCGCTGGTCGCCGTCACCGCTCCGGTGGGCGAGCGCATTGCTACCCGGCTGCTCGGGGACCGGGACGCCCACGTCCCGGTCCTCCGACGCATCGATTCACTGCTGGTGGCGGGGCCGCTGTTCGCCGCCGCGAGCCTTGTCGTCCTCTAG
- a CDS encoding MaoC/PaaZ C-terminal domain-containing protein has product MLDKLGTSYDSRTAVIDPERAKAYAAATNDDNPAYESGKYAPPVFGVVPTWEALAVGMAELLTPDMFLMLVHGEQDMHFHQPLVPGRSLTSTPTAHSVRVGSSGTRITAHLNSADADSGDQVMEIYNTVFIRGFTDSDSGGPDKPDHTYPGDARGRLVGEFTTSVDDDQTFRYRDASGDTNPIHVDDDFAKSVGLPGIINHGLCTMAMTSQAVIKTVADGDPARLRRLAVRFSKNVFPGNDVTTTIYDAGQENGRRIYAFEAHSAGALVISNGRAEIDL; this is encoded by the coding sequence ATGCTCGACAAGTTGGGCACCAGCTACGACAGCCGCACCGCCGTCATCGACCCCGAGCGGGCCAAGGCGTACGCGGCGGCCACCAACGACGACAACCCCGCCTACGAATCGGGCAAGTACGCCCCGCCGGTCTTCGGTGTCGTGCCCACGTGGGAAGCGCTGGCCGTGGGCATGGCCGAGCTGCTCACGCCCGACATGTTCCTGATGCTCGTGCACGGCGAGCAGGACATGCACTTCCACCAGCCGCTCGTCCCCGGCCGCTCGCTCACGAGCACCCCGACGGCCCACAGTGTGCGGGTCGGCAGCTCCGGCACCCGCATCACAGCGCATCTGAACTCGGCCGACGCCGACTCCGGCGATCAGGTCATGGAGATCTACAACACGGTCTTCATCCGCGGCTTCACCGACAGCGACAGCGGCGGCCCCGACAAGCCCGACCACACGTACCCCGGCGACGCCCGCGGCCGCCTGGTCGGCGAGTTCACCACCTCCGTCGACGACGACCAGACCTTCCGCTACCGCGACGCCTCGGGCGACACCAACCCCATCCACGTCGACGACGACTTCGCCAAGAGCGTGGGCCTGCCCGGCATCATCAACCACGGCCTCTGCACCATGGCCATGACCAGCCAAGCGGTCATCAAGACGGTGGCCGACGGCGACCCCGCCCGCCTGCGCCGCCTGGCCGTGCGCTTCTCCAAGAACGTCTTCCCGGGCAACGACGTGACAACCACGATCTACGACGCAGGCCAGGAGAACGGCCGCCGCATCTACGCCTTCGAGGCGCACAGTGCGGGCGCTTTGGTCATCTCCAACGGCCGAGCCGAGATCGATCTGTAG
- a CDS encoding M48 family metallopeptidase, translating to MARSSEMQQALSFEGPLVEVVRSRKRRKTISAREVDGVIRVSIPATMSKADEAKWVDEMVRRFQRKASSSEVDLAERAAALATRYRLPQPESIRWVSNQASRWGSCTPVDRSVRISDRLSEFPLWVLDYVLVHELAHLVVPSHNAEFKALVNRYPKAERALGYLMAKGLEG from the coding sequence GTGGCACGTTCGTCGGAGATGCAACAGGCATTGAGCTTCGAGGGGCCGCTGGTCGAGGTCGTGCGCAGCCGCAAGCGGCGCAAGACCATCTCGGCGCGCGAGGTCGACGGGGTGATCCGGGTGTCGATCCCGGCCACCATGTCGAAGGCCGACGAAGCCAAGTGGGTCGACGAGATGGTGCGTCGGTTCCAGCGCAAAGCGTCGTCGTCGGAGGTCGACCTGGCCGAACGGGCCGCCGCCTTGGCCACCCGCTACCGCCTGCCGCAGCCCGAGTCCATCCGCTGGGTGTCGAACCAGGCGTCACGTTGGGGGTCGTGCACGCCGGTCGACCGGTCGGTGCGCATCTCCGACCGGCTGTCCGAGTTCCCGTTGTGGGTCCTCGACTACGTGTTGGTGCACGAGTTGGCGCACCTGGTCGTGCCCAGCCACAACGCCGAGTTCAAGGCGTTGGTGAACCGGTACCCGAAGGCGGAGCGGGCGCTGGGCTACTTGATGGCCAAGGGCCTCGAAGGATGA
- a CDS encoding urate hydroxylase PuuD gives MEIFTQTGGEMLSRWGHYLAGVTWIGLLYYFNFVQTPSFATFEAGPRTESVRKLVPRALWWFRWGALLTLLTGLSILAFQDRLNDGDFYKSAQGISISTGILLALVMFLNVWLVIWPNQKIFIANAEATAGGGEALPNAATAARKAACASRTNTLFSIPMLFFMGATSHFAPRFDATEGGDRAIYWLVTLLLVIVFEGIALKAPAAGAGIAKHIDDHRNTIIVGFVFWAILMVLWEVLF, from the coding sequence ATGGAGATCTTCACCCAGACCGGCGGGGAGATGCTCTCCCGGTGGGGTCATTACCTGGCAGGCGTGACCTGGATCGGGCTCCTCTACTACTTCAACTTCGTCCAGACCCCGTCGTTCGCAACCTTCGAGGCGGGGCCGCGCACCGAGTCGGTGCGCAAGCTGGTCCCCCGGGCGCTGTGGTGGTTCCGCTGGGGCGCGCTGCTCACCCTGCTCACCGGCCTGTCGATCCTGGCCTTCCAAGACCGGCTCAACGACGGCGACTTCTACAAGTCGGCGCAAGGCATCAGCATCTCCACCGGCATCCTGCTGGCGCTGGTCATGTTCCTCAACGTGTGGCTGGTCATCTGGCCCAACCAGAAGATCTTCATCGCCAACGCCGAAGCCACGGCCGGCGGCGGCGAAGCGCTGCCCAACGCGGCCACAGCGGCTCGTAAGGCGGCATGCGCATCGCGGACCAACACCTTGTTCTCGATCCCGATGCTCTTCTTCATGGGCGCCACGTCGCACTTCGCGCCGCGGTTCGACGCCACGGAAGGCGGCGACCGGGCCATTTACTGGCTGGTGACGCTGCTGCTCGTGATCGTCTTCGAGGGCATCGCCCTGAAGGCGCCGGCGGCCGGTGCAGGCATCGCCAAGCACATCGACGACCACCGCAACACCATCATCGTGGGCTTCGTCTTCTGGGCGATCCTGATGGTGCTGTGGGAAGTCCTCTTCTAG
- a CDS encoding histidine phosphatase family protein: protein MARLLLFRHGQSTWNAEGRWQGWADPPLSSLGEEQARAAADRLAGSGLTAVVSSDLLRARQTAAIIAERLGLDVLDVEPDLRERNIGDWSGLTTAEIEQGWPGALAAWRAGAFESPPNGEAHSDILARVMAVLERLSVLDGTLLVVTHGGVIHLVQGHLGCTTPRMGNLCGRWLETGLAPGELVLVDDAPAGIAL, encoded by the coding sequence ATGGCTCGACTGCTCCTGTTCCGTCACGGCCAGTCCACGTGGAACGCCGAGGGGCGTTGGCAGGGCTGGGCCGACCCGCCCCTGTCGTCGTTGGGCGAGGAGCAGGCTCGGGCCGCCGCCGACCGCTTGGCCGGGTCCGGGCTCACCGCCGTGGTCTCGTCGGACCTCCTTCGGGCCCGCCAGACGGCGGCGATCATCGCCGAGCGGTTGGGCCTCGACGTGCTCGACGTGGAGCCCGACCTGCGCGAGCGCAACATCGGCGACTGGTCGGGGCTGACGACGGCCGAGATCGAACAGGGGTGGCCGGGGGCGCTGGCCGCGTGGCGGGCCGGGGCCTTCGAGAGCCCGCCCAACGGCGAGGCCCATTCCGACATCCTCGCTCGGGTCATGGCCGTGCTGGAGCGCTTGTCCGTGTTGGACGGGACGCTGCTGGTCGTGACCCATGGCGGCGTGATCCACCTGGTGCAGGGCCACCTCGGCTGCACCACGCCGCGCATGGGGAACCTGTGCGGGCGGTGGCTGGAGACCGGGCTGGCGCCGGGCGAGCTGGTGCTGGTCGACGACGCCCCCGCGGGCATCGCCCTGTAG